The sequence CGCCGGCTCGGCCCAGGTCGGCGAGATGGTCGGCGACATCACCCACGCGATCCGCGAGCAGAGCACCGCCAGCGTGAACATCGCCCAGCAGGTCGAGCGCATCGCGCAGATGTCGGAGGAGACCAACGGCGCGGCCGACAACACCGCCCAGGCCGCCAGCGAGCTGCAGGCGCTGGCCCGCCAGATGCAGACCACCGTCGCGCGCTACCGCGTCTGACGCCCGCCGCCCGGCCGTCCGGCCAGCGAGGGAACGCCGAGCCTTGGTCGCCTCCACCCTCATCTTCCGCCGCATGCCGCTGCCAGTGCTCTCCGCGCTGGCGCTGGCTTGCCGTGCCGCCGACGGGCCGGCTCCGGCCGTTCCGGCCGCGCCCGGCATCGCCGAGACCGTACGCGCCTGCGGCGGCGAGGGCGAGTGGATCCCGTCGAGCTATTTCGCGCGCGAGCACGGCAGGAAGACCGAAGCGGTGGTCGGCTATTCGGTCGACGTGCTGCGCGAGGCGCTGGCCGGCAGCCGCTTCCGGCCCGAGGCGGCGCTGCTGCCGTGGGCGCGCTGCCAGCGCGAGGTGCGCGACGGCCGCCGCTTCCAGCTCGCCATGGGCGTGCTGTACAGCCAGGAGCGCGCGCGCGAATACCTGCTCAGCGAGCCTTACCTGCGTTTCCGGCCCGGCTATTTCTACTGGCGCGGCCGCTTCCCCGCCGGCCTGTCGATCGACAGCGCGGCCGAGCTCGGCCGCTACCGCGTCTGCGGCCTGTACGGCTACAACTACGGCTACACCGGCCTCGATGCCGGCCGCTTCGACACCGGCGCGCTCGACTACCCCTCGGTGGTGGCCAAGCTGGCGGCCGGCCGTTGCGACCTGTTCGTCGAGACGCTCGAAGTGATGGCGGGCCAGCGCCGGCTCGGCCGGGTCGCCTACGATCCCGCCATCCTGGTCGGCCGGCCGATCCCGGGCCTGCCGCCGGTGGTGGCCCACTTCGCCGTCAGCCCGAACGCGCCCGACGCGGTCGGTCTGGTGCGCGCGCTCGACGCCGGCATCGAGCGGCTGCGGCGCGCCCAGCGGCTCGACGCGCTGCTGTCGAAGCACACCGATTGATCCTGCCTCGTCCTTTCCCATGCTCGCCATCCTCGCCGACCATCCGCGCTTTCTGCTCGTCGACAAGCCGGCCGGCCTGAGCTTCCACCGCGAGGCCGAGGCGCCGGGCCTGCTGGACCTGCTGCGCGAATCGACCGGCCGCGACGACCTGCACGCGGTGCACCGGCTCGACCGCATCACTTCGGGCCTGGTGCTGGTGGCCAAGGGGCCGGCCGCGGCGGCCGAATTCGGCGCCTTGTTCGCCGAGCGGCGCATCGCCAAGTTCTACCTCGCGCTGTCCGACCGCGCGCCCGCCAAGAAGCAGGGCACCATCGCCGGCGACATGGCCAAGGGCCGCAACGGCAGCTGGCGCCTGTTGCCGACGCGGCAGGACCCGGCCGTCACGCGCTTCTTCAGCGCCGGGCTCGGCGGCGGCCTGCGGCTGTTCCTGGTGCGGCCGCAGACCGGCCGCACGCACCAGATCCGGGTCGCGCTCAAGTCCCTCGGCAGCCCGATCCTCGGCGACGCGCGC is a genomic window of Chitinimonas koreensis containing:
- a CDS encoding substrate-binding periplasmic protein, which gives rise to MVASTLIFRRMPLPVLSALALACRAADGPAPAVPAAPGIAETVRACGGEGEWIPSSYFAREHGRKTEAVVGYSVDVLREALAGSRFRPEAALLPWARCQREVRDGRRFQLAMGVLYSQERAREYLLSEPYLRFRPGYFYWRGRFPAGLSIDSAAELGRYRVCGLYGYNYGYTGLDAGRFDTGALDYPSVVAKLAAGRCDLFVETLEVMAGQRRLGRVAYDPAILVGRPIPGLPPVVAHFAVSPNAPDAVGLVRALDAGIERLRRAQRLDALLSKHTD
- a CDS encoding TIGR01621 family pseudouridine synthase is translated as MLAILADHPRFLLVDKPAGLSFHREAEAPGLLDLLRESTGRDDLHAVHRLDRITSGLVLVAKGPAAAAEFGALFAERRIAKFYLALSDRAPAKKQGTIAGDMAKGRNGSWRLLPTRQDPAVTRFFSAGLGGGLRLFLVRPQTGRTHQIRVALKSLGSPILGDARYGGAAADRGYLHAWSLAFELGGESFDFTCPPREGGHWHGEACRALLDCGANGRFAEPAALAWPGG